The Papilio machaon chromosome 3, ilPapMach1.1, whole genome shotgun sequence genome window below encodes:
- the LOC106712378 gene encoding p53 and DNA damage-regulated protein 1, translating into MDDQDNTLQYLISVEKLAQEILSDKREIILLDKRRNENREALRNLTKSSESKCWLTVGSVIIKHDIATAKSLLEADQNQLNIDINQLRSELKVKVNNLRDLEMEPPVPGLMLVPMSHKENEGLTNAGLFN; encoded by the coding sequence ATGGACGACCAAGATAACACCTTACAATATCTTATTTCAGTAGAAAAATTAGCTCAAGAAATATTATCTGataaaagagaaattattttattagataaaagAAGAAATGAGAATCGAGAAGCACTGCGcaatttaacaaaatcttCGGAATCAAAATGTTGGCTTACTGTGGGTTCAGTAATTATCAAGCATGATATTGCTACAGCCAAGTCCCTTTTAGAAGCTGACCAAAACCAGTTGAATATTGACATAAATCAACTAAGATCAGAGCTAAAGGTTAAGGTCAACAATCTAAGGGATTTAGAAATGGAACCACCTGTCCCTGGTTTAATGTTAGTTCCCATGTCACATAAAGAAAATGAAGGCTTAACTAACGCAGGTCTTttcaactaa